A segment of the Desulfomicrobium escambiense DSM 10707 genome:
GGCCATGAACTCGCGCGAGCGGGACACTGCCATCTGGATGAGCATGGCCGCGATGGGCGCGATGATGGCCATGGCCAGGGCGCCGAAGATGCCGCCCCCGCCTTCCTCGTCGTCGCTGCGGCCCATGCCGAAGATGGCCGCCCACTGCAGCATGTTGCCGAGCATGGAGATGGCTCCGGCGATGGTCGCGGCGATGGTCGAGATGAGGGTGTCGCGGTTCATGACATGGGTCAGCTCGTGGGCCATGACGCCTTCGAGTTCGTCGCGCGAGAGGATGCGCATGATGCCCGTGGTCGCGGCCACGGCGGCGTTCTGCGGGTTGCGGCCCGTGGCGAAGGCGTTGGGGGTGTCCGAGGGGATGACGTAGACCTTGGGCATGGGCATGTCCGCCTTGCGCGCCAGGTTTTCGACGATGCCGTAGAAGTCCGGGCTTTCGGCGCGGGTCACCTCGCGGGCGTTGTACATGCGCAGCACGATCTTGTCCGAGTTCCAGTAGGCGAAGAAGTTCATGCCGCCGGCGATGAGAAAGGCGATGATCATGCCGGACTTGCCGCCGATGGCGCCGCCCATGGCGACCAGCAGGACGGTCAGCATGGTCAGCAGCAGCGTGGTCTTTATCTGGTTCATGGAATTCCTCCGGTTGAGCCGCGGATAATGAAAAAGACCTTTATCCGCGGCGATGCTGGGATAAAGGTCTTGCTGATCTCGACGTGTGTCGGATTCCCGGGTCCGGGCCTGTGCGCCGTACTGACGAACCGCGGGTCGGTGCGGGACATCCCGGAACCGATAGCTACTCCCCTTTGCGTGGTGAAAATAAGGACCGCCGCGGGGGGTGTCAAGAGGACTGCTTGTCGCCTTTCTTCTTCTTTTTGGCCCGTTTGTCCTTCTTCGAAGGCTCCTCGCTGCCGTCGCCGTTTACCTCCACGTCAGGCTCGCATTCGCAGGCGTCGTGTCCCTTGCGCTCCTCCTCCTCGCGGATGACCCGGCGCAGGACCTTGCCGACGATGCTCTTGGGCAGGTCGTCGCGGAACTCGACCTGCTTGGGCACCTTGTAGTTGGCCAGCTTCTCGCGGCAGAAGGCCAGGACGTCGGTCTTGCTCAGGGCATGGCCCTCGCGCAGGACGATGTAGGCCTTGATGATCTCGCCGCGCGTGGGGTGCGTGATGCCGACGCTGACGGCCTCCTTGATGGCGGGGTGTTCGTGCAGGACCTCGTCGATCTCGCGCGGGTAGACGTTGTAGCCGCCGGTGATGATGAGGTCCTTCTTGCGGTCGACGATGAAGAAAAAACCGTCCTCGTCCATGTAGGCGATGTCGCCGGTGTAGAGCCAGCCGTTCCTGAGCACCGAGGCCGTCTCGTCGGGCCGCTTCCAGTAGCCCTGCATGACCTGCGGCCCACGGATGACCAGTTCGCCGATCTTGCCGACGGGCAGGGGCAGTGAGCCGACCTCCATGTCGACGATGGCCGCGTCCGTGTCCGGGAAGGGCAGGCCGATGGAGCCGTTCTTGCTGTTGCCGCGCAGGGGGTTCAGGTGCGTGATGGGCGAGGCCTCGGTCAGTCCGAAGCCCTCGACGATGTTGGCGCCGTTGGTCAGGCTGTTGAACTTCTCCATGATGGGCACGGGCATGGGCGCCGAGCCGGAGATGCAGTAGCGCACCGATCCCAGATCGTACTTTTCCAGATTCTTCTGCTGCAACAGAGCGATGAAGATGGACGGGGCGCAGGGGAAGATGGTCGGCCGCTTCTTGTGGATGGTCTTCAGGACGTCCAGGGGCACGAACTTGGCCATGGGCACGAGGGTCGCGCCGATGAGGGTTCCGAAATTGACGCAGACCGTGAGCCCGTAGATGTGGAAGAGGGGTAGGAGGCCCAGGATCGTCTCGCCCGTCTCCTTGATGGTGTGCAGCACGGCCTTGGCCTGCTGGGCGTTGCAGATGAGGTTGGCGTGGGTCAGCATGACCCCCTTGGACACACCCGTGGTGCCGCCGGTGTACTGCAGTGCGGCCAGGTCCTTCCTGGGGTCAACGGGGTGCGGGTCCTGGATGGCCGTCCGCTTGAGGAGCCCCTTCCATGGCAGGACGGTCTGCCCGTCGTAGGGGATCGGGCCGAGCTTGTACTCGCGCCTGGATTTTATGGTGTAGAGGAAATTCAGGGGGAAGCCCAGGCAGTCGGCGATGGAGGTGACGAAGATGCGCTTCAGGTGCAGCTTGTCGCGCAGACCGCTTATGCGCTTCCAGAGCAGGTTGAGCGTGATGAGCGTCCTGGCTTCGGAATCGTTGAAGTGGTGGACCAGCTCTTTCTCCATGTACAGGGGGTTGGTCATGACGACCACGGCCCCGAGCTTGAGACAGGCCCAGTAGGTGATAACCGTCTGAGGGCAGTTGGGCAGCATGACGGCCACCCGCTCGCCGGGCTGGACGCCGGCCTTCTTCAGGTTGGCGCTGCAGAGGTCCACCAGGCGCTTGAGCTTCTTGAACGTGACGGTCCAGTTGTTGAAGACGATGGCCGGCCGGTCGGGGTGGTTGGCGGCTGCACGCTCCAAGACCTCATAGAGGGGGATGATTTCGTAGTCCAGGTTCGGACTGACTTCCTGATCGTAATGCTTGAGCCAGATTCTGTTGATGCCCTCTGCGATCATGGACCCTCCATGGAAAGTGATGTGAGGAAAAACTTCTACAGTCCCGCGTCTTTCCGCGCAAGTCCCCGCGGCGGACGCGGCCTCAGGGGCGGTCCAGGACCATGAGCACCTCCATATGCCAGGTGCCCGGGAACATGTCGAAGAGGCGCAGGGACGACAGGCGCCAGCCGGCGTCCAGGAGGGGCCTCGCGTCGCGGATGGTGTTGACCACGTCGCAGGACACCCAGACCAGGCGCCGCAGGCTTGCTATGCCCGCGAGGGTCTGGCCGACGCCCTTGGCGCCAGTGCGGGGCGGGTCGAGGATGGCGGCCCGGGGTGCGAAGTCGCGCACCGTCTTCCAGGGGGCCGGCTTGGAGAGGTTGGCGGCGCGGAACCGGACCGAGGCGAGGCCGAGCCTTTCGGCGTTGCGCACCCCGGTGTCCACGGCCTCGGCCGAGCCTTCCACGGCCAGGACCTTCCGTCCCCGGCTGGCCAGGGGCAGGGCGAAATTGCCGGCTCCGGAGAAGAGGTCGGCGATGCGGTCGAAACCTTCGAGCTCGTCCACGGCCGTGCGCACCAGGACGCGGTTCAGTTCCCAGTTGGCCTGAAAGAACGTGGACGGCGGCAATTCCAGGGTCAGCCCGTAGTCCGGGAAGGAGAAGGGCAGCAGCAGCGTGTCGCGTTCCGTGGCTGCCTGGCCCGTGTCGGGGCTGGCCGCGATGGTGAAGCGGCCGTCAGGCAGGCCGGCGGCCAGGGCGGGCATGGCCGCGGCCAGGGGGGCGGCCAGGAGATGGCAGTCCGTCAGGGGCACGAGGTCGTTGCTGGCGTGGGCCATGGCGTGGGGCCGGCCGCCGCGGACGTGGATCTGGCCGCGCCAGCGGTAGCGCCAGCCCCGAGGGCTCGGGACCACGCCGATCTCCGGCAGTTCCGCGCCGTGGCTGCGGCCCAGGGCTCGGGACAGGGCGTCGCGCAGGATGTCGGTCTTGAGGGCGAGACCCGTTTCCGGACTGACCATGCCGAAGCGCGAGCCGCCGCACAGGGCGGCGTGGGGGCAGGGGTGGACGCCGCGCATGGGCGACGGCTCCGTGACGCGCACGGCTTCGGCCTGCAGGAAATCCTTGGAGGCCTTGATCACGCGGGCATCGACGATCTCGCCGGGCAGTACGCCCGGTTCGAGCATGACCACCTGTCCCGACTCCAGGCGCGCCAGACCTCGGCCGCGCCAGAGCAGCTTCTCGACCCGCAGGGCCGGGAGATCGTGGCCGTTTGCGGGTGCCATCAGCCCTGCCCGAGCCAGCTGACGAGGATGCGCTGGATGAGCTTGACCGCGGCCGTTTCCGAAACCTGCGAGCCGTGGACGGGCGAGAGTTCGACCATGTCCATGCCGACCAGTCGCGGGCCCATGCCGTCGAGCCAGAGCTCCTTCCAGAAGCGGCTCATCCAGGGGTAGGCGATGCCGCCGGGCTCGGGCGTGCCCGTGCCGGGAATGACGCTCGGGTCCATGCCGTCCACGTCGAAGGACAGGTAGATGGGCCGCTCGCCGACGAAGGCACGCACGCGCTCGGCCGCCTCGCAGGGGGAGGGCAGGTCCCAGGCGAACATGGTCATGAGCTCGGACTTGGGTTGGGCGCGCATGAAGTCGCGCTGCTCGCGGCACAGGGAGCGGATGCCGATCTGGACCAGGGGGATGGACAGCTGCCTGGCGCGGGCCATGATGCAGGCGTGGGAGTAGGGCGTGTCGCCGTAGCTCTCGCGCAGGTCGGCGTGGGCGTCGATGTGCAGGATGACCAGGTCCGGGTGGGCAGCCTTGTAGAATTCGAACAGGGGCAGAGGGATCGAGTGCTCGCCCCCGAGGGTCAGGATGAAGTCCCGGCCTGCGTCGAACTCCTCAAGCCGCCGGCGCAAGACCCCATGCAGGGCCTCGGGGCCGCCTTTGGGCGGATCCACCGGGGCCAGGGGGGTGAAGTGGGCCAGATCCGTCAGGTCCAGATCCAGTTCGGCGTCGTAGGACTCGATCTGCACGCTGGCCCGAAACAGCGCCTCGGGCCCCAGGCGCGTGCCCGTGCCATAGCTGACCGTGCCCTCGTAGGGGACGGGCAACACGAAAATGTTCCGGCCCTGAGCGAGGCCGAGATCGAAAAATTCATCGTACATGGGGATCTCCGTCAAAAGACGGGCGGACCGAGGCCCGCCCGGAGTGATTTACAGCGGTGTGCGCGAACGCAGCAGGATGTTGTCGATGCCCTTGGCCTTGAGCTGCTCCTTGAGGCCCACGGCCGATTCGACCGTGCCCTGATGGTGCACGTAGACGCGGAACCACGTCTTGCCCTCGTGCTCGGCCTGCACCACGGTGGTCTTGAACCCCGAGAGGTCGCGCTTCTTCAGAAAGGTTTGGGCCTGCTCCATGCTGGCCAGGGCCGCGACCTGGTAGTTGAAGACAAAGACTTCGCCCTTGGTATTTTCCGTCGCTGCCTGCGGCGCAGCCTGTCCGGCCACCTGGGCCGCCGACTGCAGGGCCGCGTCGATGGCCGACTGCGGCTTGGCGACCGCAGTCGCCGTCGCGACCGTGGTCGCGTTCTGGGGCTTGGGCGCAGGCGCGGCTGCCGCCTTGGGCGGCGCGGGCGGGGCCGGGGGCACGGAACTCGGGCCCTGCTTCAGCTTTTCGAAGAACTCCAGTTCCTCGCCCTTGAGCACTTCCTCGTTCTTTTCCGTGAGCAGCGGGAAGTCTTCGGGGAGCACCTGGCGGGCCATGTCCATGGCCATCTTCTCGGGCTGGTGCCCGCGGCCGACGATGACCCCCAGGATGAAGGACCAGGCCATGCCGATGACGACCAGCACGGCCAGGGACATGAAGCCCGTCAGGCCAAGCTGGAAGGTGAACCCCTTGGAGTCCTTTCCCTTTTTCGCTGTGCTCGATTTGCGTGTGATCATGGGACTCCGGATTGGCTACATGCGTTCCGGGGCATGCACCCCCAACAGGTCGAGGCCGCTCGCGATCACGCCGGCCACGGCGCGGAAGAGGAGGATGCGTGCCCGCAGCAGGTCCTGGTCCTCGCCGGAGAGGATGTGGTGCACGGTATAATACCGGTGCAGCAGCCCGGCAAGCTCCATCAGGTAATGGCTGACGTGGTGGGGCGAGAGGGTCCGGGCGGCCAGCTCCATGGTGTCCTCGAAGGCGTCCAGGGCCTTGAACAGGGCCTTGTCCTCGGGCGTGGTCAGGAGGGCCATGAGTTCGCGCGACGGCTCGGGCAGCTCGACGCCCTGCTCGGCGGCCTTGCGCAGCAGGGAGCTGATACGGGCGTGGGCGTACTGCACGTAGTAGACCGGGTTGTCCATGGACTGCTGCTTGACCATGTCCAGGTCGAAGTCCAGGTGCGAGTCGCTCTTGCGCGACAGGAAGATGAAGCGCGCCGCGTCCACGCCCACTTCGGCGCAGACGTCGGCCAGGGTCTCGAACTTGCCGGCGCGTGTGGACATGGCGATCTGCTCGCCGCCCTGGATCAGGTTGACGAGTTGGATGAGGATGACCTGCAGGGCCTCGCGGTCCTTGCCCATGGCCTCGATGGCCGCCTTCATGCGCGGCACGTAGCCGTGGTGGTCGGCGCCCCAGACGTCGACCATGAGGTCGAAGCCGCGGCCGATCTTGTTGTCGTGGTAGGCGATGTCCGAGGCGAAATAGGTCAGCAGGCCGTCGGACTTGCGCAGCACGCGGTCCTTGTCGTCGCCGAACTCCGTTGTCCGGAACCACAGGGCGCCGTCCTGCTCGTAGGCGCGGCCCTCGGCCAGCAGGCGGTTCAGGGTCGCCTCGACCAGCCCTCCGTCGACCAGGCTCTTTTCCGAGAACCAGTGCTGGTGCTCGACGCGGAAGTCGACGAGGTCCTTCTTGATGCCGTCGAGGATGTCCTTCATGCCGCGCTCATAGCACAGGTCCAGGGCATTCTCCTCGGGCAGGTCCAGCAGAGCCCGGCCCTTTTCGGCCAGCAGGGCTGCGGAGATGTCCTTGATGTAGTCGCCGCGGTAGCAATCCTCGGGAAATTCGATTTCGATGCCGCAGGCCTGCTGGTAGCGGACCCACACGGCCAGGCCCAGGAGGCGCATCTGGCGGCCGGCGTCGTTCAGGTAGTACTCCGTCTCGACCTCGTGGCCCGTGAAACGCAGGATGCGCGTCAGGCTGTCGCCTACGGCGGCGCCGCGGCCGTGTCCGATGTGCAGGGGCCCCGTGGGGTTGGCCGAGACGTACTCGACCTGCACGCGGCGGCCCTTGCCGACATCGACGCGTCCGAAGTTCGACCCGTTTTCCAGGGCGGTCAGGGCCACGTCCTGCCAGAAGGCGGGCTTGAAGGTGAAGTTGATGAAGCCGGGGCCGGCGATGTCGATGCTCTCGATCTCGGGGCAGGCGGCCAGCAGGTCCGCCTTGATGCCTTCGGCCAGGGCGCGCGGGTTCTGTCCCTTTTCCTTGGGCATGACCATGGAGATGTTGGTGGCCATGTCGCCGTGCTGTTCGCTTTTGGGCGCCTCGATGGTCGTCTTGGCGGGCAGCTCAAAGCCCTTGGAGGCCATGAAGGCCGTCAGTTTTTCGAAAATGTAGTTCTTGGCTTTCATGCCAGGGTCTCCTCGATGGCGGCCGACTGTTCAAGGTTGCTCACGGCCAGGGTCTTCACCCCGTCCCGGTCCTTCAGGATCTGCGAAATCATGCGCGAGAGGGCGCCCTTGGGGCCCAGCTCGATGAAGGCGCGCATGCCGTCGGCGTACTGGTTCTCGATGGTCTGGGTCCAGAGTACGGACGAGGTCATCTGCTTTTTCATGACCTCCTTCAGAGCCGCGCCGGAGGGCTCGGGTTTGGCCGTGACGTTCAGATAGACGGGAATCTTCGGGTCCCGCCAGTCGAGTTTGTCCATGTACCGGGACAGCTCGGCGCCGGGCTCGCTCATGTAGGGCGAGTGGAAAGCGTTGCTGACCGGCAGGGTCATGGCGCGGCCCTTGAGGGGCTTGGTGCCGGCGCAGACGTGGTCCACGGCCTGGGCGTGCCCGCTGACCACGAACTGGCCCGGGGTGTTGTAGTTGGCGATGCGGATCTCCTGGCCCGTGGCCGCGGCGGCGGCTGCCACCAGGGATTCCACCTGGGCCTGTTCCAGCTTGAGGATGGCGGCCATGGCGCCATCCTGGTTGGCTGCCTCGTCCATGAGCCTGCCGCGCAGGCAGACCAGTTCGAGCAGCTGGTCCTCGGGCAGGACCTGGGCGGCGCACAGGGCGGAGAATTCGCCCAGGCTGTGCCCGGCGGCTGCCGCGGGATTGAGCTTTGCGGCCAGGAAGCGCCAGAGGTTGATGTTGACAACGGTCAGGGCGGGCTGCAGATTCCGCGTCGCCGCCATGGCGCTTTCGTCGCCGTCCCAGTATATTTCGCGCAGGGGAAGGCCGCTTTGGCGTTCCGCCTTTTTCCACAATTCCATGGCCTCGGCGGAGTGCTCGGCCAGATCACGGCCCATGCCGGGTTCCTGGGAGCCCTGGCCGGGAAAAACGATGCTTACCATATTCACTGTTCCTCCAGTCAAAAAACTGTGCTGCTTGTATCCGCAGCACCCCCGCAGGTAAAGGGGGAAATCCCCGGCCTGGCCGAGCCGCGGCCGCGGGGAATCAAAGACCCAAAACGGACAGGGCAGATCATGAACGAAACTCTCGACGCGGCCAGTGTGGCCGCCGCCTCAGCTCGGCTCGGCCGCGTTCTCACGGACGACCAGGCCGGCATGCTGGCCGTTTACTTAGGCCTGCTGGTCAAGTGGAACAGCCGCATGAACCTCGTCGGCCCGGAGACCTGGCCGGAAATCCTGGAAACGCTGATCCAGGACTCCTGGCATCTGGCCGACCTGTTGCAGACCATCGAGCCCCAGCCGGCCGAAACCCTGGACCTTGGCGCCGGCGCGGGCCTGCCGGGCATCCCGCTGCGCGTCTTCTGGACCGCCGGGGACTACTGGCTGGTGGAGCCGAGGCAGAAGCGCGCCTTGTTCATGGAGCAGGCCGCGGCGCATATGCGCCTGCCGCGCACCCGCGTCCTCTGCGCCCGCATGGAGGCCCTGCCGCAGGCCCGTCGCCAGGCCGGGCTCATCGTCAGCCGCGCCTTCATGCCGTGGAAAAAGCTGTTGGCCGAGGTCCGCGGCTATCTCGCCCCCGGCGGCCGGGTGCTGGTCATGAGCAACGAGGCGACGGGCGAGACCGTCGAGGGCTTCGCGCTGGACGTCGAGAAGGACTATGCCGTGGCGGGAAAGACGCGCTGGTTCCGGCTATTTCGTCTTGTCGGGGAAGACTTCTGAAAGATGCGGCATGAGGAGCTTCGTGGCCACCTTGTCGACTTCCTCGGCCAGGTCCATGAAGCGCTCGAGGTATTCGAGGATCTCGATCTTGCGGTCCTCGCCGGAGTAGCCGTAGTCCTCCTCCAGACGTCCGGAGGTCAGGTATTCTTCGAATTCGTTCAGGAATTTTTCGCTCAGCATGGCATCCTCGGATCGTGTGCGTTTTCAACCGCCCCCGTCTGCCACATGCGGCCGTCGCGGTCAAAGCTCCAGGGGCTCCTTTCCCAAGAATCCGGTTGACTTTGACATGGCCCTTCACTAATTGAGTCACCTCACGCCGGAGTGGTGGAATGGTAGACGCAGTGGACTCAAAATCCACCGAGGGCAACCTCTTGCGAGTTCGAGTCTCGCCTCCGGTACCATATAAAAGTCCGACAGAATCCGTTCTGTAAAAAAGGGCAATAAAATCAAGGGATAGTCTGAGGGCGCATAGTCCGAGGAAGTCCCTTTTGTCCGTTTGGTCCTTTGACATCCATCTATTTTTTGCATACCCGGCTTGTATACGGGGCGCGAACGACGTGTTTCGTATGCAAGAAATCTCCGAAATCCAGAAATGACGGGCCTTCCCGCAAATCATTTTGAGCCACGGAGCGTATGCAAGATGCCGTTGACTGATACCAAGATCAGGAACGCCAGGGCGAAGGAAAAAGACCTGCTCATCGTTGACCACAACGGGCTATATCTCGCGGTCAAGAAGAACGGCTCAAAGCTCTGGCGCTATCGCAAGATGATGAAGGGCGAAACCATCCTGCTCTCCATCGGCTCCTACCCCGAAATTTCCCTGGCCGACGCCCGCGCGACCTGCTTGGAGTACAACAAGCTCGTTGCCCAGGGCATTCACCCCCGCAAAGAACTGGACGCGCCCACCGGCGATGCTTTCGAGCCCCTGGCCCGTGAGTGGCATGAAAAGCATCAAGTGAAGTGGGGCGAAGTCCACCGCGCGAAGATCCTTCGCCGTCTCGAAAAAGACATCTTCCCCTTTCTCGGTGACAAGCCCATCAACTCCATTCAGCCGCAGGACATCCTGCGCGTGCTTAGAATCATGGAGAACAGAGGCGCCACCGACCTTGCCCACAGGATGCACCAAGTCATTGGCCAGGTATTCCGCTACGCCGTGGCGACCGGCAGGGCCGAGCGGGACAATTCCGCCGACCTGAAAGGCGCTCTCACGCCAGTACGCCACAAGCATCACGCCAGTCTGACAGACCCCAAAGACATCGCGCAACTTCTCAGGGCCATCGAGGGCTATCAGGGCTCTCATGTTGTCCGGTGCGCGCTGCGCCTGTCTCCGCTCCTGTTCGTCCGTCCTGGCGAACTGCGTCATGCGGAATGGGGAGAAATCGACATCAAGGGTAGGGAATGGCGGATACCGGCCGAGAAGATGAAGATGAAGGTGCAGCACATTGTGCCGTTGGCGAAGCAGTCCATCGCCATCATCGAGGATCTGCGCCCCCTGACCGGCGACGGCAAGTACTTGTTTCCGGGCAGGGTGTCGGCCCGGCCAATGTCGGAAAACACAATCAACGCGGCATTGCGCTATCTGGGGTACGACACGCGGCAGCAGCAGTGTGCCCACGGGTTCAGATCCATGGCCAGCACGCTTTTGAACGAGCAGGGGTGGAATCGTGACGCCATCGAGCGGCAGCTCGCGCACGCGGAACGGGACGGAGTACGGGCGGCCTACAACTTCGCGCAGTACCTGCCCGAGCGCAGGAAGATGATGCAGGCGTGGGCCGACTTCCTCGACAAACTGAGGGACGGGGCGCAGGTCATCCCCTTGCACCTCGTAGCTGGAGAGAAATAAATCTTCCCGGTCCCCTGCCATCGTGGCATGGGCCGAAATTCGGCCAACGCGGGGCGCGGGAACGCCCCACGAGGCCTAACCACAACGTCCTAGTAGGAGGACACCATGGCTAATCAGAACGTATCGACCCAGGCGACCGAAGGCAATCTGTACGACCGTATTGACCGCGAATTGGGCGCAACCGGCGAGGCATCCATGAAGGCGCAACTCGTGGCCAAACTCATTCGCGAGACCGAACTGGACCGCGACGAACGCGAAACGGCGGCGCGGCTTCTTGACGAGGCCACGCGCGAAATTGCCGACCGCATTGCGGCCATCGAGGCCGTGGCCATGGCGACCGCCAAGGCATAACCCGCACCCCCTCCCCCAACGCGAAAAGGGCGCTGCTTCCACACGGAGCGGCGCCCTTTTTTTGCGTCCGAAAACTTTTTTCAAAAAAATATTTCGTCTCTATTTTATCAACGAGCAACTGATTCTGGCGAACCATTTGACCTATTTTGACCTATTCTGGCCGGATTTGGGACGCTTCAATCTGAACCTGCGCCGTCAGAAAATGAGCTGTACATGGGCAACACATAGACGAAATTCGTCTATGTGTTGCGTTTGCAATAAATTTTTTTGTCTGTACAAAATAGACTACATCGAACGGGGCTCCAAAAAAATGGCCTAGAGCGGCAACTCTAGGCCAAGGCGCGGGGCTCCGGGGCGGCAAGGATCT
Coding sequences within it:
- the speB gene encoding agmatinase, producing the protein MYDEFFDLGLAQGRNIFVLPVPYEGTVSYGTGTRLGPEALFRASVQIESYDAELDLDLTDLAHFTPLAPVDPPKGGPEALHGVLRRRLEEFDAGRDFILTLGGEHSIPLPLFEFYKAAHPDLVILHIDAHADLRESYGDTPYSHACIMARARQLSIPLVQIGIRSLCREQRDFMRAQPKSELMTMFAWDLPSPCEAAERVRAFVGERPIYLSFDVDGMDPSVIPGTGTPEPGGIAYPWMSRFWKELWLDGMGPRLVGMDMVELSPVHGSQVSETAAVKLIQRILVSWLGQG
- a CDS encoding long-chain-fatty-acid--CoA ligase; the encoded protein is MIAEGINRIWLKHYDQEVSPNLDYEIIPLYEVLERAAANHPDRPAIVFNNWTVTFKKLKRLVDLCSANLKKAGVQPGERVAVMLPNCPQTVITYWACLKLGAVVVMTNPLYMEKELVHHFNDSEARTLITLNLLWKRISGLRDKLHLKRIFVTSIADCLGFPLNFLYTIKSRREYKLGPIPYDGQTVLPWKGLLKRTAIQDPHPVDPRKDLAALQYTGGTTGVSKGVMLTHANLICNAQQAKAVLHTIKETGETILGLLPLFHIYGLTVCVNFGTLIGATLVPMAKFVPLDVLKTIHKKRPTIFPCAPSIFIALLQQKNLEKYDLGSVRYCISGSAPMPVPIMEKFNSLTNGANIVEGFGLTEASPITHLNPLRGNSKNGSIGLPFPDTDAAIVDMEVGSLPLPVGKIGELVIRGPQVMQGYWKRPDETASVLRNGWLYTGDIAYMDEDGFFFIVDRKKDLIITGGYNVYPREIDEVLHEHPAIKEAVSVGITHPTRGEIIKAYIVLREGHALSKTDVLAFCREKLANYKVPKQVEFRDDLPKSIVGKVLRRVIREEEERKGHDACECEPDVEVNGDGSEEPSKKDKRAKKKKKGDKQSS
- the htpX gene encoding zinc metalloprotease HtpX; protein product: MNQIKTTLLLTMLTVLLVAMGGAIGGKSGMIIAFLIAGGMNFFAYWNSDKIVLRMYNAREVTRAESPDFYGIVENLARKADMPMPKVYVIPSDTPNAFATGRNPQNAAVAATTGIMRILSRDELEGVMAHELTHVMNRDTLISTIAATIAGAISMLGNMLQWAAIFGMGRSDDEEGGGGIFGALAMAIIAPIAAMLIQMAVSRSREFMADEGGAKLSGKPKALASALTKLQQAATMVPMQEATPATSHMFIINPLTASRLASLFSTHPSTEDRVARLMAM
- the argS gene encoding arginine--tRNA ligase; protein product: MKAKNYIFEKLTAFMASKGFELPAKTTIEAPKSEQHGDMATNISMVMPKEKGQNPRALAEGIKADLLAACPEIESIDIAGPGFINFTFKPAFWQDVALTALENGSNFGRVDVGKGRRVQVEYVSANPTGPLHIGHGRGAAVGDSLTRILRFTGHEVETEYYLNDAGRQMRLLGLAVWVRYQQACGIEIEFPEDCYRGDYIKDISAALLAEKGRALLDLPEENALDLCYERGMKDILDGIKKDLVDFRVEHQHWFSEKSLVDGGLVEATLNRLLAEGRAYEQDGALWFRTTEFGDDKDRVLRKSDGLLTYFASDIAYHDNKIGRGFDLMVDVWGADHHGYVPRMKAAIEAMGKDREALQVILIQLVNLIQGGEQIAMSTRAGKFETLADVCAEVGVDAARFIFLSRKSDSHLDFDLDMVKQQSMDNPVYYVQYAHARISSLLRKAAEQGVELPEPSRELMALLTTPEDKALFKALDAFEDTMELAARTLSPHHVSHYLMELAGLLHRYYTVHHILSGEDQDLLRARILLFRAVAGVIASGLDLLGVHAPERM
- a CDS encoding SPOR domain-containing protein — its product is MITRKSSTAKKGKDSKGFTFQLGLTGFMSLAVLVVIGMAWSFILGVIVGRGHQPEKMAMDMARQVLPEDFPLLTEKNEEVLKGEELEFFEKLKQGPSSVPPAPPAPPKAAAAPAPKPQNATTVATATAVAKPQSAIDAALQSAAQVAGQAAPQAATENTKGEVFVFNYQVAALASMEQAQTFLKKRDLSGFKTTVVQAEHEGKTWFRVYVHHQGTVESAVGLKEQLKAKGIDNILLRSRTPL
- a CDS encoding 16S rRNA (guanine(527)-N(7))-methyltransferase RsmG yields the protein MNETLDAASVAAASARLGRVLTDDQAGMLAVYLGLLVKWNSRMNLVGPETWPEILETLIQDSWHLADLLQTIEPQPAETLDLGAGAGLPGIPLRVFWTAGDYWLVEPRQKRALFMEQAAAHMRLPRTRVLCARMEALPQARRQAGLIVSRAFMPWKKLLAEVRGYLAPGGRVLVMSNEATGETVEGFALDVEKDYAVAGKTRWFRLFRLVGEDF
- a CDS encoding class I SAM-dependent RNA methyltransferase, whose product is MAPANGHDLPALRVEKLLWRGRGLARLESGQVVMLEPGVLPGEIVDARVIKASKDFLQAEAVRVTEPSPMRGVHPCPHAALCGGSRFGMVSPETGLALKTDILRDALSRALGRSHGAELPEIGVVPSPRGWRYRWRGQIHVRGGRPHAMAHASNDLVPLTDCHLLAAPLAAAMPALAAGLPDGRFTIAASPDTGQAATERDTLLLPFSFPDYGLTLELPPSTFFQANWELNRVLVRTAVDELEGFDRIADLFSGAGNFALPLASRGRKVLAVEGSAEAVDTGVRNAERLGLASVRFRAANLSKPAPWKTVRDFAPRAAILDPPRTGAKGVGQTLAGIASLRRLVWVSCDVVNTIRDARPLLDAGWRLSSLRLFDMFPGTWHMEVLMVLDRP
- a CDS encoding acyltransferase domain-containing protein; protein product: MVSIVFPGQGSQEPGMGRDLAEHSAEAMELWKKAERQSGLPLREIYWDGDESAMAATRNLQPALTVVNINLWRFLAAKLNPAAAAGHSLGEFSALCAAQVLPEDQLLELVCLRGRLMDEAANQDGAMAAILKLEQAQVESLVAAAAAATGQEIRIANYNTPGQFVVSGHAQAVDHVCAGTKPLKGRAMTLPVSNAFHSPYMSEPGAELSRYMDKLDWRDPKIPVYLNVTAKPEPSGAALKEVMKKQMTSSVLWTQTIENQYADGMRAFIELGPKGALSRMISQILKDRDGVKTLAVSNLEQSAAIEETLA
- a CDS encoding tyrosine-type recombinase/integrase, whose product is MPLTDTKIRNARAKEKDLLIVDHNGLYLAVKKNGSKLWRYRKMMKGETILLSIGSYPEISLADARATCLEYNKLVAQGIHPRKELDAPTGDAFEPLAREWHEKHQVKWGEVHRAKILRRLEKDIFPFLGDKPINSIQPQDILRVLRIMENRGATDLAHRMHQVIGQVFRYAVATGRAERDNSADLKGALTPVRHKHHASLTDPKDIAQLLRAIEGYQGSHVVRCALRLSPLLFVRPGELRHAEWGEIDIKGREWRIPAEKMKMKVQHIVPLAKQSIAIIEDLRPLTGDGKYLFPGRVSARPMSENTINAALRYLGYDTRQQQCAHGFRSMASTLLNEQGWNRDAIERQLAHAERDGVRAAYNFAQYLPERRKMMQAWADFLDKLRDGAQVIPLHLVAGEK